One window of the Camelus ferus isolate YT-003-E chromosome 12, BCGSAC_Cfer_1.0, whole genome shotgun sequence genome contains the following:
- the METTL7A gene encoding methyltransferase-like protein 7A encodes MMAPTISVLQLAVCILAFPMYLLNFLGMWNWICKKWFPYFLARFTVMYNKHMASKKRELFSNLQEFAGPSGKLSLLELGCGTGANFKFYPPGCRVTCIDPNPNFEKFLVKSIAQNRHLEFERFVVAAGENMYQVADGSMDVVVCTLVLCSVKNQKQILQEARRVLRPGGAFYFMEHVAAKHSTWNYFWQQVLDPVWYLLFDGCSLTRESWKTLEQAGFSKLKLQHLQAPLSWELVRPHICGYAVK; translated from the exons atgaTGGCGCCTACCATCTCTGTCCTCCAGCTGGCCGTCTGCATCCTGGCATTTCCCATGTATCTGCTGAACTTCTTGGGCATGTGGAACTGGATATGCAAAAAATGGTTCCCCTACTTCTTGGCAAGGTTCACTGTGATGTACAACAAACACATGGCGAGCAAGAAGCGGGAGCTCTTCAGCAACCTGCAGGAATTTGCGGGCCCCTCCGGGAAGCTCTCCCTGCTGGAGCTGGGCTGCGGCACTGGGGCCAACTTCAAGTTCTACCCGCCTGGATGCCGAGTGACCTGTATCGACCCCAACCCCAACTTTGAGAAGTTCCTGGTCAAGAGCATTGCCCAGAACCGACACCTGGAGTTTGAGCGCTTTGTGGTGGCTGCCGGGGAGAACATGTACCAGGTGGCGGACGGCTCCATGGATGTGGTGGTCTGCACCCTGGTTCTGTGCTCCGTGAAGAAccagaagcagatcctccagGAAGCGCGCAGAGTGCTAAGGCCG ggAGGAGCTTTTTATTTCATGGAGCATGTAGCAGCTAAGCATTCAACTTGGAATTACTTCTGGCAACAGGTCCTGGATCCTGTGTGGTACCTTTTGTTTGATGGGTGCAGCCTGACCAGAGAGAGCTGGAAGACCCTGGAGCAGGCGGGCTTCTCCAAGCTGAAGCTGCAGCATTTGCAGGCCCCACTGTCCTGGGAGCTGGTGCGCCCTCACATCTGCGGATATGCTGTGAAGTAG